A segment of the Halovivax limisalsi genome:
TGACGACCTGCGGGTCGCCGGTCATCGTCGTGTACCCCCGCGCCATGTTGACGGCGACGTCCTCGTGCCGGCAGTTCATGTGCGTCGGCACCGATCGGGCCGTCGATTCCTCCGTCGCGTCGTGTTTCGCCAGGAACTCCCAGTAGGGGGAGTCGTCCGACCCGGGCGAGTTGAAGAAGTACTCGACGCCCTGATCGGCGAACACGCGCAGGTACGCCTCCGCTGCCCCGTCGACCGGTTCGCGTCGAACCGACTCGTCCATACACCCTCCACCGAGCGCGATACCGTAGGTGTTGTGCCTCCCGCGGATCTGCGACGGGTAATCGCCCGGTACTGGATCCGTTTACGAGAGACGTCGGACCGTCTCGAGGAACGTGCGTCGAGCCGGCGCGGTTGGGTCCGTTACGGTCGCGAGACGGTGGACCCGTCGCTGCGGATACCGTCAGTGCAAGGCCGTGATACCGCCGTCGACGGCCAGCGGGTGGCCCGTGACGAACGACGACTCGTCCGAGCAGAGCCAGACGACGGCGCTGGCGACCTCCTCCGGCTTGCCCAGGCGGTCCATCGGCCGGCCCATCGACATCCGTTCGAGTCGCTCCGGGTCCGATTCCTGGAGTCGGTCGACGGCCTCGGTCTTCACGACGCCGGGACAGACGGCGTTGACCCGCACCCCGTCGCCGCTGAACTCCAACGCCGCCGTCCGCGTCAGACCGACGACGCCGTGTTTCGTCGCCGCGTACGGCGTCAGATTCCAGTGGCCGCCGAGTCCGGCGACGGAGGCGGTGTTGACGATCGCGCCGCCGCCGTCCTCCAGCATGGCCGGGATCTCCGCCTTGAGGCAGCGCCAGACGGCTTTCAGGTTGAGGTCGTAGAGTGTGTCCCACGCTTCCTCCGTCTGTTCGGTGAGCGGCGCCTCGGCGCTGCTCGTCCCGGCGTTGTTGTGCGCGAAGTCGAGGCCGCCGTACGTCGAGACGACCGTCTCGACCATCTCCTCGACGTCCGCTTCGCGAGTGACGTCTGCCTGCACGAACGTGGCCTCGCCGCCCGCGTCGCTGATGGCGGCGACCGTCTCCCGGCCGCCGTCCTCGTCGATGTCCACGACGGCCACGTTCGCGCCTGCTTCGGCGAAGCGCGTCGCCGTCGCTCGGCCGATACCCGATCCTGCGCCCGTTACCAGTCCGACGCTGTCTGCTACTCCGTCCATACTATCACGTGTGTTGAGCGGCTCCGTGCCGACGTGTGTCAGGTACTCACAAAAATCTGCCTATCGACCAGGGTGGTCGCCTGCCCCTGCGTCGGCCGGTCCAAGCGACGACCGGCCCGTCGAACACCGGGTGGGTTTACGTACTGGCGATCCCATCTCGGTGTATATGCTGTCCGATAGCGTATTCGTCGTCACGGGTGCCGGGCGGGGAATCGGCCGAGCGGTCGCGTTCGAACTGGCGGACAACGGCGCGAGCGTCGTCGTCAACGATCTCGGCGTCGACCTCGACGGCACCGGCGCGGACGCCGACCCCGCCGAAACCGTCGCCCGGGAGATTCGCGAGGCCGGCGGGGATGCGATGGCACATTTCGGCGACGTGACCGACCTGGAGTACGTCCAGACCCTGCTCGAGGACGCGCTGTCGGAGTACGGCCGGGTCGACGGCGTGGCGAACTTCGCCGGGAATCTGCGCAGCGCGCCGATCCATGAGATGACCGGTGAGATGTGGGACGCCGTCGTCCACGTCCACCTGCGCGGGCACTTCGCGCTACTGCGGACGTTCAGCGAGCACTGGGTCGAGCGCGACGGAACCGGCGATCGGTCGTTCGTGGCCGTCTCGAGTCCGTCCGCGCTGGGCCACCCCACCCAGTCGAACTACGCCGCCTCGAAGGCCGGCATCCTCGGCCTCGTTCGGTCCACGCGGGAGGAACTCGCACCCTACAACGTCCGCGTCAACGCGCTGGTTCCGAAAGCGTACACGCGGATGACCGAGTCGGTGCCGGACGAACCGTTCGGGGAGGACGTCTCGCCGGACAAGGTCGCGCCGATGGTCGGCTACCTGTTCTCCGAGGCCGCCGCCGACGTCACCGGCTGTACCGTCTACGCCGGCGACGACGAGATCGGGTTCGTCTCGGAACCCCAGATCACCAGGGTCGGCGTCAAGGACGACGGCTGGTCGATCGAAGACATCGCCGAACGGTTCTCGGGGAACGTCACGCAGGGCATCGACCTGAATCGAGAGAGCCGGCCGTAGGGGCTCGGAAGGCAGGCCGAAATAGACCCTGCACGAGTGAGACGCGGCTCGTCGAGTCGTACATCAGTTGGCCATCGTGATGCCGATTGCGCCGTTCTCCGGACGCCGTCGGACTAGTCGAAGGGGTTCGCCACGGTGTCGGAGTGGTCGATCCAGACGGTTTTTGTCTGGCGGTACTCGTCGAGTCCCTCCATCCCGTTTTCCCGGCCCAGTCCGCTGTCGTCGTAGCCGCCGAACGGCGCGCGCGGCGAGCCCAGGCGGTACTCGTTCACCCAGATCACGCCGGCGCGGATGCGGTTCGAGACGCGGTGGATCTGCGCGGGGTCGTTCGACCAGACGCCCGCCGTCAGCCCGTACCGGGTGTCGTTCGCCGCCTCGATCACCTCGGCCTCGTCGTCGAACCGGATGAGACAGAGCACCGGGCCGAAGATTTCGTCCTGGGCGATCGCCATGTCGTTCGAGACGTCCGCGAAGATCGTCGGTTCGACGAACCGGCCCTCGGGGACGCCGTCGGGTTCCCCGCCGCCGTACAGCAGCGTCGCGCCCTCCTCCTGCCCGCGTTCGATGTAGCGCCGGATCTTCTCGCGCTGGGCCTCAAAGGCGATGGGGCCGAACTCGGTCTCGGGGTCGAGGGGATCGCCCGCGGTGATCCAGTCGACGCGTTCGAGCAGCGCCTCGACGACGTCGTCGTACACCGCGTCGTGGACGAACGCGCGGGATCCGGCGAAACAGGCCTGTCCCGACGAGGAGAAGATGCCCTTCATGATCCCGTTGACGGCGTTGTCGACGGTCGCAGACGGGAAGACGATGTTCGGGCTCTTGCCGCCGAGTTCGAGCGAGACGGGGACGAGCTGATCGCCCGCGTTCCGGCCGATCTCGCGCCCGACGGTCGTGCTCCCCGTGAAGGCGAACTTGTCGATCCCGCCGTGGGTCGTGAGCGCGCTCCCGGTCCGCTCGCCGTCGCCGGTGACGACGTTGTACGCGCCCGGCGGCAGGTCGGTGTGTGCGGAGAGTAGCTCCGCGAACCGGAGGGCGCTTACGGGTGTCTTCTCGCTGGGTTTGTGGACGAACGTGTTGCCCGCGGCCAGCGCCGGCGCGAGTTTCGAGACCGTGAGGTTCAACGGCGAGTTCCACGGGGTGATCGCGCCCACGACCCCGTACGGTTCCGTCGTGGTGTAGTTGAACTGCTGGTCGGGGGCGCCGTCGACCGGGAGGACTGCGCCGCTTGATACCTCGCACAGCCCCGCGTAGTAGCGGAACCAGCGCGGCAGTAAGGCCATCAGGCCCTCCATGTCCCGGATCGGCTTGCCCGTCTGTCGCGTCTCCAGTTCGGCGAGTTCCGCGGCGTACTCTGCGATCGTGTCGGCGATCTCGTGGAGGAGCGTCGCCCGCTCGCTCGGCGTGATACCCCGCCAGTCGTCGCTCTCGAACGCCTCGCGAGCAGTGGTAATGGCGTCGTCAACGTCCTCGTCAGTCCCGTTGGGGACCGTCGCCCACTCCTCGCCGGAGTACGGGTTAGCGACCGCGAGCCGGTCGTCCGCGTTCGATCGCCGGTACGACCCACCGACGTGGTGGTCGTAGTCGCCGCTGAAATCGCTTGCCATGGTCCGACGTCGCACGCGGGTTCCATATACCTGTCTCTCCGGTTCGTCGAGCGCGTCCGGGCGGACCCTCCGAATACGCTCGATCCGCATGCGGACACCTCCACCGGGGGAAACTATACACCAGTGGCCTGCCATCACCTGGCACATGGACGCAGACGACTCGTCAGCGCCAGTCGAGGGTGCCGCCGAGGCCTACCTCCGGTTGTTCGATCGATTCGGCGTCGACGTCTTCTTCAACTCGCCCGGCTCCGACGACGCGCCGTACTGGGAGTTCCTGACGAAGCATTCGGCGGACGACGATACCGACGCGCCGGTCCCGGCGTACGTGAACTGTCGGCACGAATCGGTCGCCGTCAACATGGCCCGGGGCTACACCATGGTGACGGGCCGAGCGCAGGTGGTGAAACTCCACATCAACACCGGGACGCTCCACGCGGCGATGGACCTCCACGCCAGTTACCACTCGGGGACCCCGATGATCGTGCTGTCTTCCTACGCCGCGACACACGAGAACGAACAGTTCGGCGGGTCGCCGGGACCGCACTACCTCCGGTCGCAGGAACCCGGCGGGCACGAGAACAACGTGAAACGGTACACGAAGTGGGTGTGTCCGCTCGACACGAACGACAACGCCGAACAACTGCTCTCGCGAGCGTACAACGTCGCGAGCGCCTCCCCGCAGGGCCCGGTCTTCGTGAACATCTCACGGGAACTCGCCCACGACCGCTCGAAGGAGACGGTAGAGTTCGTCGAGCCGACGGTTCCCTCGCCACCGTTTCCCGACCCGGAGACGTTCGAAGCGCTCGTCGACCGGCTGGAGGGGGCGACGAACCCGCTCCTGTTGACCGGGTCGTACGGGACCGACCCGGACGCCGTGCCGGACCTGGTTCGACTCGCCGAAACGCTCGAGATGCCGATCTACGAGACCGAAAAGCGGGTGAACAACTTCCCAATGGACCACCCGCTGTACCTCGGTGCCGGCCTCCTCCAATCGGATACGCTCGAGGCGTACCTCGCGAAGGACGTCGACCTCGTTTTCGTCCTCGACTCGCCGTTTCCCTGGTACCCGCCCCGCGGCGGCGCCCCGACCGACGCGGAGATCGTCATGGTCGACGAGGACCCGCTGCAGGAGCGGAGCCACTACTGGAACTATCCGGCCGATCTGCTCGTCGAGGCCGACTCGGCCGCCCTGGTGCCTGCGCTGGCCGATCGCGTCTCCCCTACCTCGGTCGATCGGCCGGTCGACTGGCGCGACGAGCACGAAAAATGGCGGCGCCGGTGGGACCGGGCCGCCGAGGACGGCCGGGACGAACAGCCGATCGACCCGTTCTGGCTGTGTCGCGTCCTCGACGAGACGCTCCCCGACGACGCGCTGATCCACGACGAGACCGTCGTCCACACCTCGATCGTGGCGAACCTCGTCCGGACGACGGCGCCCGACCGGATCGGGACGCTACAGGCCAACCGGGGCGGGCTCGGCGTCGGGCTGGGCGTCGCCCTCGGCGCGAAGCTGGCTCGCCCCGAGCGGACTGGCGTGTTGCTCGTCGGCGACGGGGCGTTCAACTACAACGCCGTCGCCGCGGCCTTCGGGACGGCCCAGGAGCACGACCTGCCGATCCTCGTCGTCGTCTTCAACAACGAATCCTACGAGTCCATGCGGACGAGTCATCGACTGAATTACCCGGACGGGTGGGCCGAGGACGCGGACACCTACGTGGGCGCGTCGATCGAGCCGACGCCCGAGTACGCCGACATAGTGTCGAGCTGGGGCGGGTACGGGGAGAAGGTGGCCGATCCGGACGAGATCGGACCGGCGCTCGAACGCGGGCTCGACGCCGTCTCGACGGGCCGGATCGCCGTCGTCGACGTCGTTCTCGAGGACGGATTCCCGTCGGATCCGACGCCGGAATGAGGAAAGTGTCGTCACCAGCCCGCGGGCGAACCCGTTCGATCTGACGGTCAAAACGAGAGGACGGTCAGCGTGATCGGCGGCCAGAGCGATCGGGCGGATCAGCACGGTCGGATATGGGTCGATCGGCGCGGGCGGACGGTCAGAGGGATCGGTCAGCCCGGTCGGTTTATCAGAGCTGGATGTCGTCGTCCAGGTGCTCGCCGCCCACCTGGTGGACGAGGATGGCGACGAGCAGGAGCGAGCCCATCAGCACGACGCCGAGCGCCGAGACGACCTGGTACTGTCCCTGGCTGTTCAGGTCGTTCAACACGGCGGCGACCATCTTCGTGTCGGCGCTGCCGAGCAGCATCGCGATGGGCAGTTCGAGGAAGATAATCGCGAAGCGGACCGAGAAGAGCGCCCGCGCGACCGGCACGATGAGCGGGAGGATGATCGAGTAGATCGTCCCGATCGAACTCGCGCCGCTGACCTTGCTCGCGTCGATCAGGTCGTCGTGGACCTGCACGACCGACGGATAGACGATGCGGATCGTCGACGGGAGATAGCGGATGCAGTAGGCCAGGACGAGGATGAAGATCGTTCCGTAAATCCCGATGGGGAACAGGAAGAGGTAGATGAACATGATCCCGACGCCGAGCGCCGCCGACGGGATCCCCATCGGGAGGAAGGAGAGGTAATCGATGTACCGCCGGAAGGGCACGTCCGTCTTCTCGATGAGCCACACGACGAAGAGGCCGATCGCCATCAGGAAGACGGTGGCCAGCCCGGCGACCATCACGCTGTTGAGAACGCCGTCGACGATCGCGGGATTGTCGAACAGCCCGGCGTAGCCCTCGATCGTGAAGTCGGGGACGTTCTCGGTGAGCGGAGAGACGTAGTAGGGAAGCAGCGAGGCGTAGACCATCACGATCACCGGGATCACGACGGTGATCAGGACGTAGACGCCGACGACGGCCGAGACGACGTAGCGCCACCGCCCGATGTCGATCGCGTTCCGCGAGTAACCCTCCCCCGAGACGGTCATGTACTTCTCGGTCGCGCCGAGCGTCTTGTAATACGAGTAGAGCAATGGGATCGACATCAGGACGAGGAGGATCCCCGCCGCCATGGCCACGCCGTACTGGATCGGTTGCGTGTTGGTGGCGTCGTAGATGTAGGTCGCGAGCACGTTGATGTTGTTGGGCTCTCCGATGACGAGCGGGACCCGGAACGCGCCCAGGTTGATGATCAGCGTGAGGACGAACACCATCAGGATCCCCGGTTTCGCGATCGGGAGCGTGATATCCGTGAGGATGCTGCGCAGCGAGGCGCCGGACGTTTTGGCCGCCTGTTCCATCGAGTTGTCCATGTTCGAGAAGATCGGCGAGAGCAAGATCAGCCCGAACGGGACGAAGCTCACGCCCGACACGACGATCATGCCCGGAAGCGAGTAGATCGAGAAGTCGAAGCCGAGCAACTGGGTATAGATCCCGTTGTTCCCGAGCAGGAAGACCCAGACCTGCTCCCACGTGATCGGCGGCGCAAAGAGCAGCGCCAGGAGGAGGTAGTAATAGGGACCCGACAGCGGCAGATCCGTCCGCGTGAGGACGAGAGCGATGATCGTCGACAGGATTGTAGTGAGAACAGTCGCCCCAACCGCGTAGACGACGGTGTTGAAGATGACGGGCCTGAGCGTCACGAACAACGTCGTCCAGTTCTCGAGCGTGAAGGCCTCGAAGACCGTCACGTTGGAGCCGAAGAACGACCCGCCCAGGAGGACCAGAATCGGGAGGATATTGAAGTAGATCAGGCTAAGCAGGACGACGGCGCCGACGAGCGTCGCCCTGTTCCGACCGACGTGTTCCGAAGCGACGGCTTTCAGCGTGTGCAGATAGTGACGGCCAGAAGATGACATGTGGAGTTAGAAACCCAGGATCTCGGACGCGCGTTGGTTGTAGGTCGCACTTTCTTCCTCGGTGAAGATGACGGCGTACATCTCGTCGACGTACTCGTCGATCTGGTTCTGGATGTACTCGCTCCGGCCGCTCATGTCGGGATTAATCGGTTCCGATCCGCCTTCGCCTTCCGTGACCAGTTCCTGTCCCTCCTCGGTCATCGCAAATTTGACGAACTCCCTGGCGAGTTCGGGATTGTCGCCGGCGTCCGTCGCCGCGTAGTGGCCGGTCGACGTTCCGGTCTTCGGCGGAAGCGTCACGCCAAGCGGGGCGCCGTCCTCCCGGAAACCGGGGACCCGGTTCAACAGCATCCAGAAGCCGACGTCGACTTCGCCGGAGAGGATCGTCTGGGGCATGTCGACGATCCCGCCCCATTGGATATCCTGCTCGCCGAAGTCGGCGAGGTAATTCTCGGCTTCCTCCGTCGAGTAGCCCAGGAACTTGTCCATCGTCCCGAGGACGTTGTACATCGCGTACTGGGCGGCCCCGATTCGCCCCTCGAAGCGCGAGTCGAGGATATCCTCGAACGTCGCCGGCGGCTCCGACACCGCTTCTTCGTGGTACAGGAAGCAGAAGGGGTTATGATACGCCGTGTGAATGAGTTGTTTGGCGTCGTCCCCGAAGATATTCGTGATCGACTCTTCGATGGAGGAGCCGAGCGCTCCCGTGTAGACTTTGTCTTGGTTGGGCGTGTCGACGGACTGGATCGTGTCAATCGCGGGCGTCAAGAGATTCGCCAGCCCCCCGTTGAAGTTGAGGACGTCGGCCGACGTCTCGCCCGCGTCGGTCTCGGAGATATACCGAGTCGCCCACTCCGAGCCGTTCAACGCCTCCCGGTTGACGGTGACGTCGTGTTCCTCTTCGAAGGCTTCGATGAGGGCCACGTCCGACCCCTGATGGTAGATAAGCATCTCCTCCGAGCTGCCCGATCCGCCACCTAACCCACCGATACAGCCGGCACTTACACTCGCAACGGTAACTCCGCTCGCCGTGAGGAACGCTCGACGGGACGCTCCCCTCCTATTATTGGGGTTTGACATCGTTCTTATGGAAGTCTGAGTCGAAGGTTGGAGTCAAAGTTTATAATAGTATCGACTAGCCGGGTGCTGCAGACGGCGATGACGCGGCGATCGGCCCCGGAGCGGCCGCTGGCCGTCGCCAATCGTTCCGACCCGGTGGCGCCTCCGAAATCGGTTCTCGCTGTCACGATCCCGCCTCGGCAGTTGCCGGGTTCGGTCGATCGGCTGCGAGGGCGCAGGAAATAACACACTGAGTGGGTTATTATTTCTATCCTGGATTTTTAGAATGGGGAATGGTACCTGTTTTCACGAGTCGTGAAACCGTGTGATATACCGCCAGCACTCAGGGTTGATACTCGCAGACACGCGACGATGCACCGACCTCGACCGACCGATCACGTCAATGCAGGCTCATCCGCGCACTGGCGGCGGTGGGCCGGTCAGACGAGCCGCCGGATCGACACGCCGCGCTCTCGCACCAGGCGCACAACAATCGATAGCCATCGTCCGCCTTCCATCGACGACCGGAGGCCAGGCGACGTGTTAGACGATAGATTTAACTGATCTCCATCGATCCTGTTTGGTGTACACACATGGCAGCAGCAGACATCGATCTCAAGAGCGAGATGCCCACTCTCGCGCTGCTCGAAGGGGCGTGGGAGGGAAAGTACGTCATGGTCGATCCCGACGAGGAGGAGATCAAGCGAGCGGATTCGCGGGTCACCACCGAGTTTCCCGAGGACGGCGAGTACCCCTACCGGCAGGTCAACGAGTACGAGTGGGACGACGGGACGAGCGAGCGATACGAGTTCCCGGGGTCCTACGAGGACGGACGGCTCGACTTCGATACCGAACGGATGACCGGGCACGCGTGGGAAGCCGAACACGCCGAGCGGACGACCCTGGTCCGGTGGACGCGATCGGACCTTCCCAACAGCGACTTCTTCGAGATGACGCAGGTCAACGAGCGCGCGACGGAACGCGCGCGAATCTGGCACTGGTTCAAAGACGACGAGCTCGAGGCTCGCATGATCATCCAGGAGTATCCCGTCGAAGAGTGACGTCCACGCGCGAGAGGCGAGGGAGCATCACACCGCACCGTCCACGGCCGTGGATGCCACGACCAAGCCGCGAGACGACGGCACCCCGCGTCGAGACGACGCAAATCTCGCGACGAACGACGGCGTCTACTGCGAAACGAAGGCGGTCCGTCGACGAGACGGCGGGTAGCACCGACCGCGGATCATTGGACCGCTGTTACACTACGCGACTGCCGGACCATGGAAACGCACACACCGAGAACCCGCAGCAGACCGATAGTCGATCGCCCGAGGCCCTAGCATGAGTAAGTCCGCACCACCGGCCTACAGGGCGCTCGCGCTCCAGACGAACTGCCGATCGATTCACGACGTCGGAGATTGCGACGCTGCGTCCGACCATATGGCGGCGTCGATCGAGCGACTGGACCGCCAGATCCGTTCCAGTACGGCCTTTATCGGGTCGGACTGTCGGCTCGTCGTACTCCCCGAGTACGTACTGACCGGGTTTCCGATGGGGACCTCGCTCGAGGAATGGGGCGAGACGGTCGCCGTCTCCCCCGACGGCCCGGAGTACGAACTGCTCGGCGAGATCGCGGCGGATAACGACATCTTCCTCGCCGGCAACGTCTACGAGCGACCGCCGAACTTTCCGGACCTGTTCTTCCAGACCGACTTCGTGATCGATCCTGACGGGGACGTGATCCTCCGGTATCACCGGCTCCACTCGATGCACACGCCGACGCCGTTCGACGTCTGGGACGAGTACCTGGAGCATCACGACCGCGAGGACGTGTTCCCCGTCGTCGACACCGAAATCGGGCGGCTGGCCACGGTCGCGTCCGCCGAGATCCTGTATCCGGAACTCGTCCGCTGTCTGGCGATGCGGGGGGCCGAGGTGCTGGTACACCCGACGTCCGAACCCTACGCAACCAGGCCGACGGCCCGCGATGTAGCCAGGCGCGCCCGAGCGATCGAAAACGGGATGTACGTGGTCTCGGCGAACACGGCCGAGATCGTGGGATCGCCGTTCCCGTCCGCGTCGGGCGACGGCGGGTCGACGATCGTCGACTATCGAGGGTCGGTCCTGACCGAGGCCGGCCAAGGAGAGACTATGTCAACATTTACCGAACTAGACCTATCGGCGCTTCGGCGCCACCGACGACGTCCAAGACTCGAGAACACGTTACCGGACCAGCGGTTCGACCTCTACGCCGAGAGTTACCGCGACCGCGAGTTCTATCGACCGAACGCCCTCGCCGACGGGCCGGTCACGAGAGAACGACTCGCGGCGGCGCGGGCGGACACCGTCGATCGACTCGTCGAAACGGGGGTGTTCCGGTGACCGAACCGATCGAGGCGCGCGATCCGCGCACCGGCGACGTCGATTATCGAGTTACGCCACCCACCGACGACGAGCTGGACCGGGTCGAGCAATCCATTCGAACGTCCCAGGAAGGCTGGCGCGAGGAGGGCCTCGAGCACCGGCTCGACGTCCTCCAGCGGTGGAAAGACGAGATCGAGGCGAATCGAGAGCGACTGACGGACCGCGTCGCGGCCGACACCGGGAGGCGGGGCATCTCCGCGACCGAGGTCGACGCGCTCGTGAGCATGATCGATCGCGTCTGCGAGCAGGCGCCGGCCGTCCTGACACCCGATCCGCTGGGCGAAGCGTCGATATCCTCGATTCGGCTCGACCCAGAGCTGGTGCCGTACCCGCTCGTCGGCGTCGTCAGCCCCTGGAACTTTCCCCTCTTACTGTCCGCCATCGATACGGTCCCGGCGCTGGCGGCCGGCTGCGGCGTCATCGTCAAGCCGAGCGAAGTGACGCCGCGGTTCGTCGAGCCGCTTCGCGAGACCATTGCGGCCGTCCCGGAACTCGACGCGGTGCTCGAGTACGTCCCGGGCGCCGGTCAGACCGGGGCCGCCGTGGTCGACCGGGCCGACGCCGTCGCGTTCACCGGCAGCGTCGAAACCGGCAAGAAAATTGCCCGCCAGGCCGCCGGCTCGGTCAAACCCACGTTTCTCGAACTCGGCGGGAACGACCCGGCGATCGTCCTGGCGGGCGCCGACGTCGACGCGGCGACCTCGGCGATCCTGTGGGCGTCGACGGTGAACACCGGACAGGGCTGTCAATCCATCGAGCGCGTCTACGTCCACGAGGGGGAGTACGACCGGTTCGTGGACCAACTGCTGGAGAAAGCCGCCGACGTCGGACTGGCGTATCCGGACGAGGATAGCGGCCGACTCGGTCCGTTCATCTCGCGCGAGCAGGCCGACATCGTCCAGCGCCAGCTCGACGACGCCGCGGAGAAGGGGGCGACGATTCGCCACGGCGGCAAGATCGAGACCCACGGCGGCGGTCGGTGGCTTCGTCCGACCGTCCTGACGGACGTCGACCACTCGATGGCCGTGGCAACCGAGGAGACGTTCGGCCCCGTCATCCCCGTCGCGTCGTTCGAAACCGCCGACGACGCCGTCGAGCTCGCGAACGATACCGTCTACGGTCTCAGCGGGGCCGTCTTCGGCGAAACGGAAGCGGCCGCCATCGACGTCGGCCGACGGATCGAGGCCGGCGCGATCAGCATCAACGACGCATCGCTCACGGCCGTCCTGCAGGAAGGCGAGAAACAGGCGTTCAAGCAGTCCGGGCTGGGCCAGAGTCGGTTCGGCCCCAAGGGTATCGATCGCTTCCTCCGCCGGAAGATGCAGATGGTCAAGACAGACGCGGTGCCGGATCCCTGGTGGTACGACGTCGACGAATCGTGGCTGACCGAGTGACCGATTTCGCCGGTGAGCGCGGGGCGGACGCGAGACCGAATCGGCCGCCAGCCCCGGGCCAGCGTGTGGCCGCGACGGGGCGTTCGTCGACGAGCAAGACCCCTCGGCGACCGTGAAGACCAGTACTACTATATGCTCACACTGCTCACAGATGAACGACCTATCCGTGTTCGCGGAACCCGAACCCTCGGCACGTCACCCCACGAGTGAGCGTGCCGGGTACCGCCGCGACGGAGGAGGACAATGACAAAGCTACGAGTCGAAAACCTGACGAAGAAGTACGGCGCCCTCGTCGCCGTGAGCGACGTCGACTTCACGCTCGAGGAGGGGAAGTT
Coding sequences within it:
- a CDS encoding nitrilase-related carbon-nitrogen hydrolase; the protein is MSKSAPPAYRALALQTNCRSIHDVGDCDAASDHMAASIERLDRQIRSSTAFIGSDCRLVVLPEYVLTGFPMGTSLEEWGETVAVSPDGPEYELLGEIAADNDIFLAGNVYERPPNFPDLFFQTDFVIDPDGDVILRYHRLHSMHTPTPFDVWDEYLEHHDREDVFPVVDTEIGRLATVASAEILYPELVRCLAMRGAEVLVHPTSEPYATRPTARDVARRARAIENGMYVVSANTAEIVGSPFPSASGDGGSTIVDYRGSVLTEAGQGETMSTFTELDLSALRRHRRRPRLENTLPDQRFDLYAESYRDREFYRPNALADGPVTRERLAAARADTVDRLVETGVFR
- a CDS encoding aldehyde dehydrogenase family protein, with the translated sequence MTEPIEARDPRTGDVDYRVTPPTDDELDRVEQSIRTSQEGWREEGLEHRLDVLQRWKDEIEANRERLTDRVAADTGRRGISATEVDALVSMIDRVCEQAPAVLTPDPLGEASISSIRLDPELVPYPLVGVVSPWNFPLLLSAIDTVPALAAGCGVIVKPSEVTPRFVEPLRETIAAVPELDAVLEYVPGAGQTGAAVVDRADAVAFTGSVETGKKIARQAAGSVKPTFLELGGNDPAIVLAGADVDAATSAILWASTVNTGQGCQSIERVYVHEGEYDRFVDQLLEKAADVGLAYPDEDSGRLGPFISREQADIVQRQLDDAAEKGATIRHGGKIETHGGGRWLRPTVLTDVDHSMAVATEETFGPVIPVASFETADDAVELANDTVYGLSGAVFGETEAAAIDVGRRIEAGAISINDASLTAVLQEGEKQAFKQSGLGQSRFGPKGIDRFLRRKMQMVKTDAVPDPWWYDVDESWLTE